A window of Pirellula sp. SH-Sr6A contains these coding sequences:
- the tssA gene encoding type VI secretion system protein TssA, protein MTEEFSTLLSPISPDQPSGIDLEYDPDFSAMEKASQGTSDQEFGSTVIEGAPPDWALVRQLAVKLLQRSKDLRVASLLVQSELELRGLPGMRDSLEVIAEIVTHFWETCFPLLDPDDDNDPTIRINALLSLTKPGGVLRQVRTCPIAKSRSVGLLSLQDVMIAKGEMAPPAGMDDPPTLKKVEAVFRSGNLSEHRDLHAAVEESIALLKKIEEGFSSQVGMNDSPDFDPLLKELRAIGKTQAMWIANVIPAEESGVEVSSSDEGTSGSESFGNFAQGEGAKPVGGIGKLTVAQLQLSSRSDAIECLAKIIAWFENNEPSSPLPMLLRRARKLSTMSFLDILRDISPDGINQAMLVGGSGVEDEEPSSESLPAPERREEKPNISPPPPHDRY, encoded by the coding sequence ATGACGGAAGAGTTTTCAACCCTCCTATCCCCGATCTCTCCAGATCAACCGTCTGGGATCGACCTCGAATACGACCCCGACTTTTCCGCCATGGAAAAGGCGTCCCAAGGGACTTCCGATCAAGAATTCGGGTCCACCGTCATCGAGGGAGCACCGCCGGATTGGGCTTTGGTTCGCCAGTTAGCGGTGAAGCTCTTGCAGCGTTCGAAGGACTTGAGAGTCGCGAGCCTCTTGGTCCAATCGGAACTGGAGCTGCGTGGCTTACCCGGAATGCGTGATTCGCTAGAAGTCATCGCGGAGATCGTTACCCATTTTTGGGAAACATGCTTCCCTCTCCTCGACCCTGACGATGACAACGATCCGACGATCCGCATCAATGCCCTGCTGAGTTTGACCAAACCAGGAGGAGTTTTACGCCAAGTTCGGACTTGCCCGATCGCCAAGAGCAGATCGGTCGGGCTTTTGTCATTGCAGGACGTGATGATTGCCAAGGGCGAGATGGCTCCTCCGGCGGGAATGGATGACCCGCCTACTCTGAAGAAGGTGGAAGCCGTTTTCCGGTCTGGCAATCTATCAGAACATCGAGATTTACACGCGGCCGTCGAAGAGAGTATCGCGCTGCTAAAGAAGATCGAAGAAGGGTTTTCTTCGCAAGTTGGAATGAATGACAGTCCCGATTTCGATCCGCTTCTCAAGGAGCTGCGGGCGATCGGCAAAACGCAGGCCATGTGGATTGCAAACGTCATTCCCGCCGAGGAATCAGGCGTGGAAGTTAGTTCGTCCGATGAGGGGACCAGCGGATCGGAGTCGTTTGGAAATTTCGCGCAAGGAGAAGGTGCTAAACCGGTCGGTGGGATCGGCAAACTAACCGTCGCCCAGTTGCAACTTTCCTCGCGTTCGGACGCGATTGAGTGCCTTGCCAAGATCATCGCTTGGTTTGAGAACAATGAGCCATCCAGTCCGTTGCCCATGCTGCTTCGACGGGCGAGAAAGCTCTCCACCATGAGCTTTCTGGACATCCTCCGGGATATTTCTCCCGATGGCATCAATCAAGCCATGTTGGTAGGTGGATCGGGAGTGGAGGACGAGGAGCCCAGCTCGGAGTCGCTACCCGCTCCGGAACGCCGCGAAGAAAAACCAAACATATCGCCACCTCCGCCCCACGATCGGTATTAA
- the tssE gene encoding type VI secretion system baseplate subunit TssE, which produces MAELTQKEKLQPSLLDRLTDDAPQDSLESRENRVLSLQRLRECVLRDLGWLLNTENHESVEDIESYPDVRSSVVNFGIPTLSGLTASGLDLKKLEEQVREAISIFEPRILKDSLSVRAVNASDLMSRKTLSFEIQGELWAQPVPLKMYLRTELDLETGAVSIAETPT; this is translated from the coding sequence TTGGCCGAACTAACTCAAAAAGAAAAGCTTCAACCCTCCCTCCTGGATCGCCTGACCGACGATGCTCCTCAAGATTCGCTTGAGTCGCGTGAGAATCGGGTATTGAGTCTTCAGCGGTTGCGCGAGTGCGTGCTGCGCGATCTTGGATGGCTATTGAATACGGAGAATCACGAGTCGGTCGAGGACATCGAATCGTATCCAGATGTACGATCGTCGGTCGTCAATTTTGGGATCCCTACCTTATCCGGGTTAACAGCATCCGGGCTCGACCTCAAGAAACTTGAGGAACAGGTTCGCGAAGCAATCTCGATTTTTGAACCCCGAATCTTGAAGGACTCCCTCTCCGTTCGCGCCGTCAATGCATCGGACTTGATGAGCCGCAAGACCCTATCGTTCGAGATCCAAGGTGAATTGTGGGCTCAGCCAGTCCCTTTGAAAATGTATTTGCGAACCGAATTGGATCTTGAAACCGGCGCGGTTTCCATCGCGGAAACCCCGACCTAA
- a CDS encoding type VI secretion system tube protein Hcp, whose translation MILVWIEGVMGDCQISGFKDYFTAESFGFGVERELADSAKGGTADVNIGIGELQECTISKSMDTASAYLARKAISGSSCREADIKFVEAITTPGNDRKNVVYLAFKLDNVFVKSWSMSGDADDRPSEDVALWYNKIAFIYFPTVNGYDFLAGHDCRWDQVQSKPWTDATLPKKAEMHPAG comes from the coding sequence ATGATTCTTGTGTGGATCGAAGGTGTAATGGGCGACTGCCAGATTTCCGGATTCAAGGATTACTTCACGGCCGAGAGCTTCGGTTTCGGAGTGGAGCGAGAGTTGGCAGACAGCGCCAAGGGTGGTACGGCGGACGTGAACATCGGTATCGGTGAACTGCAAGAGTGCACCATCTCGAAGAGCATGGACACTGCCTCCGCCTATCTCGCGAGGAAAGCGATCAGCGGATCGTCTTGTCGCGAAGCGGACATCAAGTTTGTGGAAGCGATCACGACACCAGGTAATGATCGAAAGAACGTCGTCTATTTGGCATTCAAGCTCGATAACGTGTTCGTCAAGTCATGGAGCATGTCCGGAGACGCCGACGATCGTCCCTCCGAAGACGTTGCATTGTGGTACAACAAGATTGCTTTCATTTACTTCCCAACTGTCAACGGCTACGACTTCTTGGCTGGCCATGACTGCCGCTGGGATCAGGTTCAGTCGAAGCCTTGGACGGACGCAACGTTGCCAAAGAAGGCCGAGATGCATCCAGCTGGCTAA
- a CDS encoding type VI secretion system accessory protein TagJ codes for MEDEPLGENMSALQFLKAGDLAKAQSALQDEVRNNPSDPKLRVFLFQLYSILGQSERALNQLNVLRDLSRDAMTLVQTYQEALQCDSLRENVFDGKRTPLVFGQPEEWIAMMINALSMGANPAAASELRSLALDKASAVAGVITFYPKHQPKDETPPSDDGKKETKESFEWIADADSRIGPVFEAIIHGKYYWVPAGCVRSVTLEKVTDLRDLVWLPAKFEWTNGGEAVAFIPTRYPKSNQHPDDSIKLARTTQWTEVDENTYFGVGLRILATDQGEYALTDIARIEFQQPESDLHASRG; via the coding sequence ATGGAAGATGAACCACTGGGAGAAAACATGTCGGCGTTGCAATTCTTAAAAGCTGGCGATCTTGCGAAAGCCCAATCCGCTTTGCAGGACGAGGTCCGGAACAATCCGTCTGACCCCAAGCTACGCGTCTTTCTTTTCCAGTTGTATTCCATTCTCGGCCAAAGCGAGCGGGCCCTCAACCAGCTCAATGTGCTTCGGGATTTGAGCAGGGACGCGATGACGCTGGTGCAAACGTATCAAGAAGCATTGCAATGCGACTCGCTTCGAGAAAACGTTTTCGACGGGAAGAGAACCCCGTTGGTCTTCGGCCAACCCGAGGAATGGATCGCGATGATGATCAATGCGCTCTCGATGGGAGCAAATCCTGCGGCCGCATCGGAGCTTCGATCGCTCGCGCTCGACAAAGCGAGCGCTGTCGCGGGTGTGATCACGTTCTATCCGAAGCATCAGCCTAAGGACGAAACCCCGCCGAGCGATGACGGAAAGAAAGAGACCAAAGAGTCCTTTGAATGGATTGCAGATGCGGACTCGCGAATCGGTCCTGTTTTCGAAGCGATCATCCACGGTAAGTACTACTGGGTACCAGCAGGTTGCGTGCGATCGGTCACGTTGGAAAAGGTAACCGATCTCCGTGATTTGGTGTGGTTGCCAGCGAAATTTGAATGGACCAATGGTGGAGAAGCCGTAGCGTTCATTCCAACGCGATATCCCAAGTCCAATCAGCATCCCGACGATTCCATCAAACTTGCCAGGACAACCCAATGGACCGAAGTGGACGAAAATACCTATTTCGGCGTTGGATTGCGAATCTTGGCTACCGATCAAGGTGAGTACGCGTTGACCGATATCGCACGCATCGAATTCCAGCAACCGGAGTCTGATCTCCATGCGTCACGAGGATAA
- a CDS encoding type VI secretion protein IcmF/TssM N-terminal domain-containing protein has protein sequence MSGVAEGTDPVDEQAADVESQDAKPSGCLTRIIPVTTPGCAAALTLVFLLTTVVSVWIVFWLDPVNIPWRHGYSWLRILTILGLIILIPWVVFRTIQAWLEGPQRAFPELDMAWQAGINALAANELTPKNAPLFLIVGSNGEAQERAMMAATGMSFSVQGVPHGPAPIHWYANAEAIYLFCSDASWTSALASLREELAKEQSSLVSDSPIDLPEPMAFGMQQPAIAAFPTTVQQAPSSFPLGPSASTPSTPPRPISATPDAPPAPRFRGTLEFDSFVTPSQQPFAPPPAALPSPEPQVTTGPTNYRGTLILNGAGSDSGTAASGQPEMPTSRGPAQVDRNTTSIAYSAGVEPSDSQGTRKPVLVSHQYSTACLQELAYLGSLVRKSRQPLCSLNGVLTLLQMEAIHGSPVEIEELTKAIRSDLETVQYAFQIRCPVTALIVGLEKERGFRELVRRVGRDRALSQRFGKRFDVQSIPTRTELVSLATLACSAFEDWTYSLFREEQALTKPGNTRLYELLSKVRCNWKSRLSTILSQGFGCEENTRPDGDAVLFSGCYFAGTGETADRQAFVKGIVEKLNEEQEFIEWAPSALRSHRLQSALATIGIFVVLGLLLLLLGMFIAFNSGLL, from the coding sequence ATGTCAGGCGTCGCTGAGGGCACCGATCCGGTGGATGAACAAGCCGCGGATGTTGAATCGCAAGATGCGAAGCCTTCGGGATGCCTCACGCGAATCATCCCCGTCACGACTCCGGGATGCGCTGCAGCTCTCACGCTCGTCTTTCTCCTTACCACCGTGGTTTCGGTTTGGATCGTTTTTTGGCTGGATCCGGTCAACATTCCTTGGAGGCACGGTTACAGCTGGTTGAGAATCCTCACCATCCTCGGGCTGATCATTCTTATTCCTTGGGTGGTCTTTCGAACGATTCAGGCTTGGTTAGAAGGTCCTCAGCGCGCGTTCCCTGAATTGGATATGGCATGGCAAGCGGGAATCAACGCGCTGGCTGCTAACGAACTAACACCGAAAAACGCGCCGCTCTTTCTCATCGTAGGCTCGAATGGCGAGGCGCAGGAACGGGCGATGATGGCAGCGACAGGAATGAGCTTTAGCGTGCAAGGCGTACCGCATGGTCCTGCACCTATTCACTGGTACGCGAACGCCGAAGCGATCTACCTATTCTGTTCGGATGCGAGCTGGACCAGCGCTCTGGCCTCTCTCCGTGAAGAGCTCGCCAAGGAGCAATCCTCTCTCGTATCGGATTCTCCGATCGACCTGCCCGAACCGATGGCGTTTGGAATGCAACAGCCAGCCATAGCTGCCTTCCCCACAACGGTTCAGCAAGCTCCGTCTTCGTTTCCCTTGGGGCCCTCGGCCTCCACTCCATCGACTCCACCCCGTCCTATCTCCGCGACCCCCGACGCCCCACCAGCCCCCCGATTTCGCGGGACGCTTGAATTCGATTCCTTCGTGACACCCTCGCAGCAACCCTTTGCGCCACCACCCGCTGCGCTACCATCACCCGAGCCGCAGGTGACTACGGGGCCGACTAATTACCGCGGAACGTTGATCTTGAACGGAGCCGGTTCCGACTCGGGGACTGCCGCTTCGGGGCAACCAGAAATGCCAACATCTCGTGGGCCTGCGCAAGTGGATCGAAATACCACATCGATCGCTTACTCCGCAGGTGTCGAACCTTCGGACTCGCAAGGAACGCGAAAGCCCGTCTTGGTATCGCACCAATACTCGACCGCTTGCCTGCAGGAACTCGCTTACCTGGGAAGTTTGGTTCGGAAATCGAGACAACCTCTTTGTTCGCTCAACGGCGTATTGACTTTGCTTCAGATGGAGGCGATCCACGGCTCTCCTGTCGAGATCGAGGAGCTGACCAAAGCGATTCGTTCCGATTTAGAGACGGTTCAATACGCTTTTCAGATTCGCTGTCCGGTCACTGCGTTGATCGTCGGACTTGAAAAGGAAAGAGGATTTCGCGAGCTTGTGCGCCGCGTTGGACGCGATCGCGCCCTGAGTCAGCGCTTCGGGAAGCGATTTGACGTTCAAAGCATTCCGACGCGAACGGAATTGGTGTCGCTGGCGACCCTGGCATGCAGCGCTTTCGAGGATTGGACCTATTCGCTCTTCCGAGAGGAGCAGGCACTGACCAAACCTGGGAATACTCGCTTGTACGAATTGCTTTCGAAAGTTCGATGCAATTGGAAATCGCGATTGTCGACAATCCTGTCGCAGGGCTTCGGGTGCGAGGAGAATACGAGACCGGATGGAGATGCAGTCCTTTTCAGTGGATGCTATTTCGCTGGGACCGGGGAGACCGCGGACAGGCAAGCCTTCGTAAAGGGAATTGTTGAAAAGCTGAACGAAGAGCAAGAGTTCATCGAATGGGCCCCATCCGCCCTGCGCTCGCATCGATTGCAGTCGGCGCTGGCAACAATCGGGATCTTCGTTGTGCTGGGCCTGTTGTTGCTCCTCCTCGGGATGTTCATCGCATTCAATTCGGGGCTTCTCTAG
- the tssC gene encoding type VI secretion system contractile sheath large subunit, which yields MERQTESLLGATQFADSDLSSLLKKEFRPQSDDAKSAIEGAVKTLAEQVLQDANVISNDALASISAIIASIDKKLTEQINVILHHEDFQRLEGAWRGLHYLVNNTETDEMLKIRVFNVSKNELGKTLKKFKGTAWDQSPVFKKIYEEEYGQFGGEPYGALVADYHFDHSPPDVALLTEMSQICAAAHTPMITGAAPSILQLESWQELNDRRDLTKIFGTPEYAAWRSLRESDDSRYLGLCLPRYLARLPYGSKTDPVEDFDFEEETGGGDHSKYCWANAAYTMATNITRSFKQYGWCTSIRGVESGGAVEGLPTHTFPTEDGGVDMKCPTEIAIGDRREAELAKNGFMPLIHKKNSDFAAFIGAQSLQKPAEYDDPDASANAQLAARLPYLFATCRFAHYLKCMVRDKIGSSQDKNTLESWLQGWISQYVEPNPAAASQEDKARRPLAEAKVVIEEDPSNPGYYKSKFFLRPHYQLEGLTVSLRLTSRLPTS from the coding sequence ATGGAACGACAGACCGAGTCCCTCTTGGGAGCAACCCAGTTCGCTGACAGCGACCTTTCCTCTTTGCTCAAGAAAGAGTTTCGCCCTCAATCCGACGATGCCAAATCAGCTATCGAAGGTGCGGTAAAGACGTTAGCCGAGCAAGTCCTTCAGGATGCGAACGTTATCTCCAACGACGCATTGGCTTCGATATCCGCCATCATTGCATCGATCGATAAGAAGCTCACCGAGCAGATCAATGTGATTTTGCATCATGAAGATTTCCAGCGTCTGGAAGGTGCATGGCGAGGGTTGCATTACCTTGTCAATAACACCGAGACCGACGAGATGCTCAAGATCCGAGTCTTCAATGTCTCGAAGAACGAGCTCGGCAAAACGTTGAAGAAGTTCAAAGGGACAGCTTGGGACCAAAGTCCTGTCTTCAAAAAGATCTACGAAGAAGAGTACGGCCAATTCGGGGGAGAGCCTTACGGAGCGTTGGTGGCCGATTACCATTTCGATCACAGTCCACCCGATGTGGCCCTCCTCACCGAGATGTCGCAGATTTGCGCTGCAGCCCACACACCGATGATAACGGGGGCGGCACCGAGCATTCTTCAGTTGGAAAGCTGGCAAGAGCTCAACGATCGACGCGACTTGACAAAGATCTTTGGCACCCCCGAGTATGCGGCTTGGAGATCGCTACGAGAATCCGACGATTCGCGATATCTCGGTTTGTGCCTCCCAAGATACTTGGCGAGACTACCCTACGGTTCGAAGACCGATCCCGTCGAGGATTTCGATTTCGAAGAAGAAACGGGGGGCGGTGACCACTCCAAGTACTGTTGGGCGAACGCGGCCTACACGATGGCCACCAACATCACGCGATCGTTCAAGCAGTACGGTTGGTGTACGTCGATTCGTGGCGTCGAGTCCGGGGGAGCAGTCGAGGGATTGCCAACCCACACCTTCCCAACCGAAGATGGCGGGGTGGACATGAAATGCCCCACGGAAATTGCCATTGGCGACCGTCGCGAAGCCGAATTGGCGAAAAACGGTTTCATGCCTTTGATCCACAAGAAGAACAGCGATTTCGCGGCCTTCATCGGCGCTCAATCGCTTCAAAAGCCTGCGGAGTACGACGACCCGGACGCCAGCGCCAACGCGCAGCTGGCCGCCCGTCTCCCCTACTTGTTCGCGACATGCCGTTTCGCGCATTACCTCAAGTGCATGGTGCGAGACAAGATTGGGTCTTCCCAGGACAAAAACACCTTGGAAAGCTGGCTGCAAGGTTGGATTTCGCAATATGTCGAACCCAATCCCGCAGCTGCATCACAAGAAGATAAGGCGAGAAGGCCCTTGGCAGAAGCCAAAGTGGTCATCGAAGAAGATCCGAGCAACCCAGGATATTACAAATCGAAGTTCTTCCTCCGACCACACTACCAGTTGGAAGGCTTGACGGTCTCGCTGCGATTGACGTCGCGGCTGCCCACTTCCTGA
- a CDS encoding DotU family type IV/VI secretion system protein: protein MTPKYSLAVDPFLLHCLHLLDRIGNGQEPNPQDERVRMKVLLENGQAIVGTGMDWDLASYALVSWIDEMLVEANWSHREWWSNNVMERELFNSRDCAERFFVNAKEASTRSLRDALEVYYVCVVLGFRGFYSEPNLAAMFSSSLGLPSDIKDWARQVAMSIRLGQGRPALAPPRREIVGAPPLAAKNRVVWPWLIASMLAAWNVLYFVLIISR from the coding sequence GTGACCCCCAAGTACTCCCTCGCTGTAGATCCCTTCCTGCTCCATTGTCTTCATTTGCTCGATCGCATCGGCAACGGACAGGAGCCGAACCCGCAAGACGAACGAGTGCGGATGAAGGTGCTTCTCGAAAATGGTCAGGCTATCGTCGGGACGGGAATGGATTGGGATCTGGCGAGCTATGCGCTCGTCTCTTGGATCGATGAAATGCTCGTGGAAGCGAATTGGTCTCACCGCGAGTGGTGGAGCAACAACGTGATGGAACGGGAACTTTTTAACAGCCGTGATTGCGCGGAACGATTCTTCGTGAACGCCAAAGAGGCTTCGACGCGATCTCTCCGCGACGCGTTGGAAGTTTACTACGTTTGCGTAGTCCTCGGCTTTCGGGGTTTCTACAGCGAACCAAATTTGGCCGCGATGTTTAGTAGCAGTCTCGGACTCCCTTCCGATATCAAGGATTGGGCTCGCCAAGTCGCGATGTCCATCCGATTGGGACAGGGGAGACCCGCGCTGGCTCCCCCACGACGTGAGATCGTAGGTGCGCCTCCGCTCGCCGCAAAGAATCGAGTCGTTTGGCCTTGGCTGATCGCTTCAATGCTGGCTGCATGGAATGTCCTCTACTTTGTGTTGATCATCAGTCGTTAA
- a CDS encoding type VI secretion system tube protein Hcp translates to MILVRIDRIKGTVLLPGYKDYFVAESIGFGVGRKVSASSSDRNDLTIGESEEQELSIEKSVDAATVYLMHAAMKGRTDTGGPRTLSIDIHLVQSKRYEDASASGGLTAPYMKIRIENAIIQDWSIDASGDERPTESLKIWFNRAAMKYRATQDGKVYETHGPLGWDQQTNKDWKSDELLRRDE, encoded by the coding sequence ATGATCCTTGTCCGAATTGACCGAATCAAAGGTACCGTGTTGCTTCCAGGCTACAAGGATTACTTCGTTGCGGAATCGATCGGCTTCGGAGTAGGGAGAAAGGTTTCGGCCTCAAGCAGCGACCGAAACGATCTCACGATAGGAGAGTCCGAGGAACAGGAGCTCTCCATCGAAAAGTCGGTGGATGCAGCCACCGTGTACTTGATGCACGCAGCCATGAAGGGTCGGACCGATACAGGGGGCCCTCGTACGCTCAGTATCGACATCCATCTAGTTCAGTCGAAGCGGTACGAAGATGCGAGCGCGTCAGGCGGTTTAACCGCCCCTTATATGAAAATCCGGATTGAAAACGCCATCATTCAGGACTGGAGTATTGACGCATCGGGGGACGAGCGGCCTACCGAGTCATTAAAGATTTGGTTCAATCGTGCGGCGATGAAGTATCGCGCAACTCAAGACGGCAAAGTCTATGAGACGCATGGCCCGTTGGGATGGGACCAGCAGACAAACAAGGATTGGAAATCGGACGAGCTCCTGCGGCGCGACGAGTAG
- a CDS encoding class I SAM-dependent methyltransferase has translation MRVSLFESLQPVCPICLHGNGISDARLRLLQSFSTSGDHIVQGILRCPREECCAEFPIIDGVPILVRDVQRYISENIQAISERSDLHPALESLIGDCCGQGTVWDLQRQHLSCYGWDHFGDCVETPFPPDQAVEMGLTSPGSVRALLRALCEMKDLTHSGPILDIGCGCGRTTLDLAFSTEKAVVGIDLQFPLVRLASQILRTGAGRFPLRHTGIVYRDTPIVWSGPLPDNVDYWVANILEPPFSNSLFSECFGLNVLDAVSSPAHLLVMIDRLLQPHGVARLSCPYDWSSLATPAISWVGGHSQRADHRGDGPTVLRNWLQSQRDIGLRILGEIARVPWVLRLHSRSAIHYTSHLLCLEKKPSANPDV, from the coding sequence GTGCGCGTTTCCTTGTTCGAGTCGCTCCAACCGGTCTGTCCAATTTGCCTTCATGGCAATGGGATTTCCGATGCCCGTCTCCGGCTGCTTCAGTCATTCTCCACTTCGGGGGATCACATTGTTCAAGGCATCTTGCGGTGTCCACGCGAGGAATGCTGCGCCGAGTTTCCGATCATCGATGGTGTTCCGATCTTGGTACGCGATGTCCAGCGTTACATTTCCGAGAATATCCAAGCCATCTCCGAACGTTCCGATCTGCACCCTGCGCTCGAAAGCTTGATCGGGGACTGCTGTGGCCAAGGGACCGTGTGGGATTTGCAGCGGCAGCATTTGAGCTGTTACGGATGGGATCATTTCGGAGATTGTGTGGAGACTCCGTTCCCACCGGACCAAGCGGTCGAAATGGGACTTACCTCTCCTGGCTCGGTGCGAGCATTGCTCCGGGCGCTATGCGAGATGAAAGATCTAACGCACTCGGGACCCATTCTCGACATCGGGTGCGGGTGTGGCCGAACGACCTTGGACCTGGCCTTCTCGACCGAGAAAGCCGTAGTAGGAATCGACCTACAGTTCCCCCTTGTTCGATTGGCATCCCAAATTCTCCGAACAGGAGCAGGCCGCTTTCCCCTTCGGCATACGGGCATTGTTTATCGGGACACTCCTATCGTCTGGAGCGGCCCTCTCCCTGACAACGTCGACTATTGGGTGGCAAATATCCTGGAGCCTCCTTTTTCAAACTCCCTGTTCTCCGAATGCTTTGGTTTAAACGTCCTCGACGCCGTAAGTTCACCGGCTCATCTGCTTGTAATGATCGACCGATTGCTCCAGCCCCATGGCGTTGCGAGACTTAGCTGTCCCTACGATTGGTCTTCGCTCGCAACCCCTGCCATCAGTTGGGTTGGCGGTCACTCGCAGCGAGCGGATCATCGGGGTGATGGTCCCACAGTACTCAGGAATTGGCTCCAATCGCAGCGCGACATCGGCTTGAGGATCTTGGGTGAGATAGCGAGAGTTCCATGGGTGTTACGCCTCCATTCACGGAGCGCGATTCACTATACGTCCCATCTGCTTTGTCTCGAAAAGAAGCCTTCAGCAAATCCTGACGTTTAG
- the tssK gene encoding type VI secretion system baseplate subunit TssK translates to MHQHPVHWYEGAFLRPQHFQTAERYLSSNLARSSAFDNPHNYGIVSVDFSREALANHQFELRRLQARMPDGTLIDIAVGEEPNRIDLHKSFDQQGGLTASLADAFEKERTLKVYLAIPKLRLGRANVGTRNQANQNELRYIEDISSLPDESWGGDEQEIQLKRLNVQLLVSTQDLSGYEVLPIAQIKRSSDGESSPQLDNTYIPPLLTTDAWPYLNRDILRGVYDMIGQKIEVLSQQVINRGIGLDSRDPGDAERILMLSQLNEAYAVLSILAFDRGVPPRAAYLELCRIVGQLSVFSASKKVADLMPYDHDNLHEIFIDVRSKIEALIHAVRDYEVQQRYFVGIGHGLQVALDPRWFNSDWQWFIGVDKGELTQRECLELLSAGQLDLKVGSSRQVEFLFKQRVAGVTLTPVDRPVRALPGRADWVFFEVPRQDTPAWRDVQETQTLAIRLKDSLIANLDRLQGQQTLVVVAFGRKIALKFALFAVPAQS, encoded by the coding sequence ATGCATCAACATCCCGTTCATTGGTACGAAGGCGCATTTCTTCGACCTCAGCACTTCCAGACGGCTGAGCGATATCTTTCTTCGAATCTCGCGCGCAGCAGTGCTTTCGATAACCCTCACAATTATGGGATCGTTTCGGTGGACTTTAGCCGAGAAGCGCTTGCGAACCATCAATTCGAATTGCGAAGGCTTCAGGCGCGGATGCCGGACGGGACGTTGATCGACATCGCCGTCGGCGAAGAACCCAACCGCATCGATCTCCATAAATCGTTCGACCAGCAGGGTGGCTTAACGGCCAGTTTGGCCGACGCTTTCGAAAAAGAACGCACGCTGAAAGTCTATCTCGCCATCCCCAAGCTGAGACTGGGGCGAGCCAACGTGGGGACGAGAAATCAAGCCAACCAAAATGAACTTCGGTACATCGAAGACATCAGCTCCCTGCCGGACGAAAGTTGGGGAGGGGACGAACAAGAGATCCAATTGAAACGATTGAATGTTCAGCTCTTGGTTTCTACACAGGATCTTTCGGGCTACGAAGTTTTGCCCATCGCGCAGATCAAGAGGTCGAGCGATGGCGAGAGCTCTCCCCAGCTTGATAATACGTACATCCCACCCTTGCTCACCACGGACGCTTGGCCGTATCTAAATCGAGACATCCTGAGGGGTGTGTACGACATGATCGGTCAAAAGATCGAGGTGCTCAGTCAGCAAGTCATCAATCGCGGCATCGGTTTGGATAGCCGAGATCCTGGCGATGCAGAACGCATCCTCATGCTCAGTCAATTGAACGAAGCCTACGCAGTCCTCTCGATCCTCGCATTCGATCGTGGGGTACCCCCTCGAGCCGCCTACCTCGAACTCTGCCGCATTGTCGGCCAGCTATCGGTCTTCTCGGCTTCCAAAAAGGTTGCCGATTTGATGCCCTACGACCACGATAACTTGCACGAAATCTTTATCGATGTGCGGAGTAAAATCGAGGCGTTGATCCACGCGGTTCGAGACTACGAGGTTCAGCAACGCTACTTTGTCGGTATCGGACACGGACTCCAGGTCGCGCTCGATCCGAGGTGGTTCAATTCCGATTGGCAATGGTTCATTGGCGTGGATAAAGGTGAACTCACGCAGCGCGAATGCTTGGAGCTTCTTTCGGCGGGGCAGCTCGATTTGAAAGTGGGAAGTTCTCGTCAAGTGGAGTTCCTGTTTAAACAGCGCGTGGCAGGGGTGACGTTGACTCCTGTCGATCGACCCGTCCGGGCCTTGCCGGGACGCGCCGATTGGGTCTTCTTTGAAGTACCTCGGCAGGACACGCCCGCGTGGAGGGATGTCCAAGAAACGCAGACGCTGGCGATTCGCTTGAAAGATTCCCTGATCGCCAACCTGGACCGTTTGCAGGGGCAACAGACGTTGGTCGTCGTTGCTTTCGGACGCAAGATCGCTTTGAAGTTCGCTCTTTTCGCAGTTCCCGCACAATCGTGA